In one Heteronotia binoei isolate CCM8104 ecotype False Entrance Well chromosome 1, APGP_CSIRO_Hbin_v1, whole genome shotgun sequence genomic region, the following are encoded:
- the LOC132588884 gene encoding cortexin domain-containing 1 protein-like gives MENPTPPTFIDVDKGICIGFVALMSFFLMLMIVRCANLIVDPYTAIPTSTWEEEQIN, from the coding sequence ATGGAAAACCCAACCCCGCCCACCTTTATCGACGTGGACAAAGGGATCTGCATCGGCTTCGTGGCCCTCATGTCCTTCTTCCTTATGCTCATGATCGTGCGGTGCGCCAATCTGATCGTGGATCCCTACACCGCCATCCCCACCTCTACCTGGGAGGAAGAGCAGATCAATTGA